AGGGGGTAAAATCATGATCCTGAATGTCCCGGTATTATTCCTCTCAGTAGTTATACCCATATTGGCCTCCCTATTCCTCCCGTTTTTGAAGGGGAAGAGGGAGCTCACTATAATATCCACGATACTTCTCCTGATACCGCTCGCAGCCGTGATATGGCTCTCCTTAGTATCGGGATTGAGGGAACCTGTCTTAGATCCAGTAGTACTGTCGAATCCCACGCTAGGGAACTTCTCTATGCTCTTAGATCCGATATCGGCTCCAGTAGCTCTCTCGATAGGCATCGTTACCTCTATGATATCGATCTACTCGCTGAGGTATATGGAGCATAGGTTCGAGGAGATGGAAAAGGAAGGGCAGAGACCGGCTAGCTGGGGAATATACTTCATGCTTTACGTTATGTTCTCAGCCGCTATGATGGGGACTGTCCTATCGACTAACTTAGTGGAATTCTACCTCTTCCTAGAGGTCTCACTCCTCCCCAGCTTCCTCCTCATAGCTTTCTACGGTTACGGTAGGAGGGAGAGGATAGCCCTCCTCTACTTGATCTGGACGCATGTAGGGGCTTTAGCATTCCTGATAGGAGCCCTTCTACTTGGACTAAATGCTAGGACTTTCGACTTCTTCAACCCGATTAAAGGAGTGGCCAATATGGGCTTAGGTGAGCTCCTGCCGGAAGCGATGAGGATGCCCGTCTTCATAGCGATCCTAATAGGTCTCTTCGTGAAGATGGCGGTCTTCGGGGTCCATATATGGCTGCCCTATGCACATGCTGAGGCTCCAACGCCTGTATCAGCTCTCCTTTCCCCGAACTTGATAGGGATAGCCGGTTATGCACTCATAAGGATAGCTTACGTCCTATTCCCGTCAGATTTCGCTTCCATATCCCCATACCTTCTGGGGCTAGCTCTACTCACGATAATCTATGGAGGCCTGATGGCTCTAGCTCAAGATGACTTCAAGAGGTTCCTGGCTTACTCCAGCGTCTCCCAGATGGGATATCTGTTGATGGGTGTAGCTAGCGTCACCTCCCTGGGGATGGCGGGCGCCCTCCTCCATTACGCTGCTCACGCTGTGGGCAAAGCTCTTCTCTTCGCAACAGCGGGAGTACTGATAACTCAGCTCCACGGTCTCAGGAGCATCTCAAAGATGGGAGGCCTAGCAACCAAGATGCCGATGACAGCGGCTCTAGCGTTAATAGGATTCATGCACATAACTGGAGTACCGCCATCCTTGGGCCTCTGGAGCGAGATACTCATATTGGCTGGCGTCTCAGATCTAGCGATGAGGATAGGTCAATTCACCCTGATAGTAGCGCTCCTTCTAGTGGGCATAGGATTGTCCACAGCATATTCTTTCGTGACGATGAGGAGGATCTTCTTCGGCCACGAATCCGAGGCATCTGAGCACGCTAAGGAAGCTGGTTATGGCCTCCTGCTGCCCATGATAGTGATAGCGGCCATGGGCTTACTGCTCTTCTTGGTACCTCAGCTCCTGATAGATCCGATGATAAGGTCATTGAACTCCCTGCTAGGGTGAACGCTATGGATTACGCCCTCCTGACCTGGTCCCTCCCCTTCATCGGCGCTCTGCTCTCCCTGATCCTGAGGGGGAAGGTGAGGGACATAATAGCAGTACTAGCGATACTGGCTTCAGCCCTCTTCTCCACTCTCTCACTTCAGGAATTCCTTAGGGCTGGAGAGCCCATTCATCTGAGCTATCAATGGATACCATCGCTGGGCATATCCCTCGGGACTTACGTGGATTCATTGAGCGGGTTCATGTCGCTGATAGTCTCATGGTTGAGCTTCTTAATAGCCGCTTACAGCCTGAAGTATATGGAAGAGGACCCAGGGCTAACGAGATACTGGTTCTTCTTTGATTTCTTCGTCGGTAGCATGCTCCTCTTGGTCCTGGCCGATAACCTAATTACCATGTTCCTGGGATGGGAGGGAACTGGGTTAGCTTCTTACGCCCTCATAGGCCACTGGTACACTGATGAGGAGGAGAGATGCGTCGGAGATATAGGGAGGAAGGCTTTCGGCGTCCCGATGTGGTTCACACCGAGCCACAGCGGGCTCAGGGCAATAGTCTTCACGAGGTTAGGGGATGTTGGCTTCATAGCCGGGATAGGGGTCCTCTACTACTTCACTAAGAGCTTCTCAATAATAGAAATCTCGGAGAGGGTCGCTGATTGGGCTGGACCCATGGCCGAGGGAGGCCTGCTCCTCCCCTTCCTACTGATATTCTCCCTGGGGGCTTTCGCTAAATCAGCTCAATTCCCGTTCCACGAGTGGTTAGTTACAGCTATGACGGGTCCGACTTCAGTCAGCGCTTTAATACACGCAGCGACTATGGTGAAAGCCGGAGTCTACTTCTTGCTCAGGTTCTCCCCCATATTCGTGCTAGCTGCTCACGAAGTCCCCATGGCTGAGAGTCAGGTTCATGGCTTCTTCTCAGTTGTAGCGATAATAGGGGCATTCACAGCGTTCCTGATGGCATCCCAAGCTCTAGTCTCGAGGG
The sequence above is drawn from the Candidatus Korarchaeum cryptofilum OPF8 genome and encodes:
- a CDS encoding complex I subunit 4 family protein, which translates into the protein MILNVPVLFLSVVIPILASLFLPFLKGKRELTIISTILLLIPLAAVIWLSLVSGLREPVLDPVVLSNPTLGNFSMLLDPISAPVALSIGIVTSMISIYSLRYMEHRFEEMEKEGQRPASWGIYFMLYVMFSAAMMGTVLSTNLVEFYLFLEVSLLPSFLLIAFYGYGRRERIALLYLIWTHVGALAFLIGALLLGLNARTFDFFNPIKGVANMGLGELLPEAMRMPVFIAILIGLFVKMAVFGVHIWLPYAHAEAPTPVSALLSPNLIGIAGYALIRIAYVLFPSDFASISPYLLGLALLTIIYGGLMALAQDDFKRFLAYSSVSQMGYLLMGVASVTSLGMAGALLHYAAHAVGKALLFATAGVLITQLHGLRSISKMGGLATKMPMTAALALIGFMHITGVPPSLGLWSEILILAGVSDLAMRIGQFTLIVALLLVGIGLSTAYSFVTMRRIFFGHESEASEHAKEAGYGLLLPMIVIAAMGLLLFLVPQLLIDPMIRSLNSLLG